CGTTAGAATCGAGAGCGTTGGCGCTATATTCGTTCATCCTACCTCACCGCGATTCAACCATACCGGTTAAAACCTCGTGTCGGGGGAACCGGTTGTTCACCCGATCAGTACCAAACGGTAAACAGCGTACGTCTGTCTCTACCGAATCGAGCCGTATCTTTCCGAAGACAACCTATTTTGAATATTCGCTCTGTATCTTGCAGGCGGCGAGATACCCCGCAAATACTGGATGAATCTCTCCAGAACTACGGCGACATCGATCTGTTAGAGTACTCGAATCCCCGTTACAGTTCGTCCAGCAGCGCCCGAAGCTGCCCGCGTGCCTCGGCGTCGGGCTCCCGATGTGGCGCCCGTGGATATCCCGCCGGCGCGCCGCGCTCGCGCATCGCCCACTTCAGGCCCGGGACGCTGTAGTCGGCGGTGATCGCCGTGTTCAGCTCCACGAGATCCTCGTTCAGTTCTCTGGCGCGCTCGGGGTCCTCCTGGTGGGCCTCGAACACTTCCGCCGTCGCCGCCGGTGCGAGGTTCGCCAGCGCGAGAACGCCGCCGACAGCGCCGGCGGAAAGCGCCTGCGCGAGGACGCTCCCGCTCCCGATCATGAGGTCGAACTCCCCGGCCGAGCTGACGACGTCGGCTGTCGACTCGGCGATCCGCCGCTTCGTCCGGACGAACTCCGGCAGCGACGCGTGGGAGTCTTTCATCCCGACGAGGTTCGGGTGTGACGCGAGCCTGCCGACGGTGTCCGGCTCCAGTCGGACGCCGGTGTACGCCGGCACCGAGTAGAGGTAGATCGGTAGTGAACTCTCGCTTGCCAGCTCCCGGTAGTACGCCTCGAGCGTCTCCTGGTCGTGATCATAATAAAAGGGCGTGACGACGAGGGCGGCGTCGGCGCCGGCGTCGGCCGCCGCGCGGGTCGCCTCGAGCGTCTCCCGGAGTCCCGGGTTGCCGGTCCCGGCGAGCACCGGAACCGACGCCTCCTCGGCGACTGTCTCGATCACCCGCGCCCGTTCGGCGGCGGTCATGAGTTCCGCCTCGCTGTTGGACCCACACGGCACCAGGAAGTCGACGCCCCGGCCCTCGATCCAGTCGACGAGCTCGCGGAGCCGTCGGTAATCGACGCCGCCCGCCTCGTCGAACGGCGTTACCAGCGGCGGTCCGATTCCGTTCATGTCGACCCCTACGTTCAGGGGGGTCTTTATTCGTCCGGACGGTGCGTCTCGCCCTCGTCGCTTTCCTCCGCCCGGAGTCGTCGGATCGTCGCCGCCGCCTGCGAAGCGTCGTAGCCGAAGAAGACGTCCTTGGCGTACCGGTTTGCGACGTCCGTCGCGTGAGCCAGGTTCTCGACGTCGACGTCGACCGCGTACAGCTCGACCGAGAACGGCACCCCCGAGGGTTCCCCGTCGGGATCGTACGAGCCGCCAAGTCGCGACCGGAACCCGCGGGCGATCGACTCGAGCCAGTATGTCGTCCCGTAGTCCAGATCGTACAGCGGAACGACGAACTCGTCGACCACGTCGGCGAGCGCGTCGACGTCCAGCCCCGATCGTTTCGAGAGGTGATCGGGGTACGGGTCGGGATACAGCGTCAGGTACGACCGGCCGGGAATCCGGTCGACCGCGTCCTCGACGAACTCGGTGATGGCTGCCTCGCGCCACTCGTCGCGGTCGGCGTACGGACTCTCGTCGAACAGGCGATCACACCGGTCACACCGGCAGTACCCTTCCCGAGGGAAGCCGACGTCGTCGAGCCTGACGTCGGGTTCGGCGGCAGCACAGTCCACAATCGTCTCGAGCAATCCCTCTCGATACCGCTCGTGGGTCGGGCAGACGTACGACCAGTCGAAGTACGGGCGCTCCCGGGTGGCAGGCTCGCCGTCGGCGTTGACCGCCGCAAGCGACGGGTCTCCCCGAACCGCGGCGTTGTCCCCGAAGCACGACACCATGTTGACCGCGTCAGCGATCGGCTCACCGCCGCGTCCGGAGACGTCTTTCACCTCGTAGAACCCGCGATCGAACTCCGGCCAGCCGGTCTCGTCTTCGTTCCGCGTGACGACTCCGTACATCCAGCCGCGTTACTCCTGGACTTCGACCTCGACGGGCTCTTTGTCGCCCGAGAAGAGGACGTACACTAATGTCAGGAACACTACGACCAAAAGCAGCTTCGCTTTCGTGGACATACCCGTACGTGCAACCCCCGACGGCTAAAACGCTTCGGCGATCCAGTCCACGCCGGGAGAGCCTCACTCCACCGCGAGGTGATCGGCGATGTCCTCGTGGATGATCGTCCCGCAGTAGTTACACCGAACGCCGTCGGAGATGACCTCGAAGGCGGTCTCGACGGGCTCGTCGGCGTTCGTGATGCAGTTGTGGTTCGGACACGACAACAGCCCCGAAACGCGGTCGGGACGCTCGACGCGGTTCTTCTCGATGACCTCGAAGTCGCGGACGATGTTTATGGTCGCCTCCGGCGCGATCAGCGAGAGGACGTCCACCTCGGACTGACTCAGTTCCCTGTCTTCGATCTTCAGGATGTCCTTTCGGCCGAGCCGGCCGGAGGAGACGTTCATCGCGATCGACAGGCCGTAACCCTCCGAGCCGTCGATCCCGAGGATCGCGAGCACGTTGAGCGCCTGGCCGGCGGCGATGTGATCGATGACGGTGCCGTTCCGGATCTTCGAAACGCGGAGTTGGTGGTCACTCATGAAATCCCCCCATGGTTCTCCAGCAGCATTTCCAACAGCGCCATCCGTACGGGGACGCCGTTGTGCGCCTGCTGGAAGTAGCGTGCGTGGTCGGTCTCGTCGACGTCCGGTGCGATCTCGTCGACCCGCGGGAGCGGATGCATGACCGTGAGGTCATCGCGCCCGGCCGCGAGCGTGTCGGCGTCGATCTGGTACTCGCCGGCGACGGCACGGTACTCGCTCTCGTCGGGGAACCGTTCGCGCTGGATTCGGGTCACGTACAGGACGTCCAGTTCCGACAACACCGGCTCCAGTTCCGTGTGTTCCCGGACCTGTGCGCCGGCCTCGTGGAGGTCGAACCGGACGCTGCGGGGGAGTCGAAGCGACTCCGGACTGATGAAGTGTTGGCTTACCTCGAAGTTCGCCAGTGCCGCCGCAAGCGAGTGGACGGTCCGCCCGTACTTCAGATCGCCCATGATCCCGACCGTGAGGTCGTCGAGGCCGTTCTCCTCACGGATCGTGTACAGGTCCAAAAGCGTCTGGCTCGGGTGCTGTCCGGCGCCGTCGCCCGCGTTGATCAGTGGCACGTCGACGAAGTCGCTGGCGAGTTTCGCAGCCCCCTCGCTGGGATGTCGCAACACGAGCGCGTCGGCGTATCCCTCGATAACCCGTACCGTATCGGCCAACGATTCCCCCTTGGTGACCGACGAGGATTCGACCGACCCCATGTCGATCGTGCTCCCCCCGAGTCGCTTTGCGGCCGCATCGAAGCTCATCTTCGTTCGCGTGCTCGGCTCGAAAAAGCAGAGCCCGAGGACGAGGCCGGGACGACTGTCCCGGTAGGCCGCGAGGTCGTCGGCGATCTCGCCGGCCCGGTCGAGCACCGCCTCGACGTCCGACCGGGACAGCTGTGCCGCCGAGATAAGATGGTCGTGACGCATCACTGTACACCGCGTGGGTCATCGACTTGAATCTCACGGGTCTCGAATCCGAAGGCGTATCCACGGACGTGGATGAACGCCCCGGACGTGGATGAACGCCCCGGACGTGGATGAACGCCACGGACGTGGATGAACGAAGCGTCAGTCGTCGGCGCCGGCGACTTCCTCGCCGGCTGCGGGCTCGCTTTCGTCGCCGTCGATGCTCGGGGGATACTCGCCGCGCCGGAGCCGCAGGTCCGACTGGGGACGGGCCATACACGTCAACGCGAACTCCTCTGCCTCTTTTTCGGTGAGTCCGCGGGCGACTGCGGCCTGCTGGGCCACCTCGCCCTCGAGGATCCGCGCCGAGCAGGCGAGACACATGCCGACGCGACACGAGTACTCGTGGGCGATGCCCTCCTCGATACAGGCGTTGAGAATCGTCTGCGTGTCCGACACTCGAACGCGCTCGCCGGTGCCGGCGAACTCCACGGTGTACTCGGCCATGTCGGATCGCTTCGGACAGCGGTAGCAAAACTCTTGTCACTGTCGGCGCGTCCCCGGGATGCGGACAGTTCCCGGAAGCGACACGAAAAACGGAACGACTAACCGCTCTCCGACCCCCAACCCGGTAAACGATGAAGGCGACAGCGAGAGCACACCCAATCCAGGGGCTCGTGAAGTATCACGGACTCAAGAAAAGCGACCCGCGGATCCCGTACCACGACAGCATCTCCGTGTGTACCGCGCCGACGCACTCGACGACGACGGTGGAGTGGCAGCCGGACGCCGCCGAGGACGTCTTCTACATCGACGGCGAGGAGGTGGAGGGCCACGCCGCAGACAGGATCCAGCTCGTGGTGGACCACGTGCGGGAACTCGCCGGGATCGATCATCCGCTCCGCTTCGAGTCGGTGAACTCGTTCCCGTCGAACATCGGGTTCGGCTCCTCGTCGTCCGGCTTCGCGGCGGCAGCGCTGGCGCTGACCGAGGCTGCGGGCCTGGACTTCTCCCGCCAGGAGGTCTCTGCGGTCGCCCGCCGCGGTTCGCTTTCGGCCGGCCGGTCGGTCACCGGCGCCTACTCCCAGCTGTTTGCGGGCCTCAACGACGAGGACTGCATCTCCCGACGGCTCCCGACAGGCACGGGAGAGGACGGCTTCCACCCGGAGACGGATCTCCGGACGGTCGCAGCGCACGTGCCGGCGTACAAACAGACGGAACGGGCCCACGAGGAGGCCGAACAAAGCCACATGTTTCAAGCGCGGATGGCACACGTCCACGAACAGCTCGCGGAGATGCGCGACGCGCTCCGGGCGGGGTCGTTCGACCGAATCTTCGAACTCGCCGAACACGACTCGCTGTCGCTCACCGCGGCGACGATGACCGGGCCGTCCGGGTGGGTGTACTGGCAGCCGGAGACGATCGCCGTCTTCAACGCGGTCCGGGAACTCCGAGAGGAGGAGGACGTCCCCGTCTACTTCTCGACGGATACCGGCGCGTCGGTCTACGTAAACACCCGAAAGAGACACGCGGACCGGGTCGAAGAGCGGATCGCGGAGATCGGCGTCGACACCGAGGTCTGGAGTGTCGGCGGTCCCGCGGAGCTCCTCGGACCCGGCGACGCGCTGTTTTGAGCTGACGGACCGCCGGCGATGTACCGGCAGAGACGAAGCGACAACTGGGCGACCGCCCCCGGTGCTCAAGAGGTTGCAGACCCTCCGTTCGGGTATGCGAGTCGTGGTTTTCGGCGCGGGCTATGCGGGACTGACGCTCACACAGCAGCTCGAATCGAGCCTCCCGGACTCCGTGGAGTTGCTCCTTGTCGACGAGACGGAAACGCATCTCGTTCGACACGAACTCCACCGCGTGATCCGGCGTCCGGACGTGATCGACGCGATCGAGGTGCCGCTCGGATCGGTGCTCGATCGCGCCCGCGTCGTGACGGGGCGCGTCGACGAGATCGATCCCCAGACCGGTCTCGCGACGTTTCAGGAGGGACACGCGCCGGGGATCGCAAGTGAGGACGGAACGCTTTCGTACGATTACGGTGCGGTCTGTCTGGGCTCCGAGACCGCATTCTACGATCTTCCGGGAGTCTGCGAGCACGCGATCCCGCTGAAGCGGAAAGCACACGCACTGTCGATCCGGGACCGATTTCTCGACCTTTGTGAGGCTGTCGAACAGGGAGAAACGGGTCGCGTCGTGATCGGCGGCGGTGGACTCTCTGGCATCCAGATCGCCGGGGAACTCGCCGCACTTGCCGGAGAGCGGGGCCTTTCGGTCGGCCCGGTCGACGAACCGGACGCCACAGACGAGCCACTGGTCGAGATCGTGCTCCTCGAACAACTGGAGACGCTCGCCCCCGGGTTCGGTTCCGCGTTCCAGCGGGCGATTCGGTCGGCGCTCGTCGACCACGGCGTCGACGTCCGGACTGAGACGCCGGTGCGCGAGGCGACCGCCGACACCGTCGAGACCGACGCGGGAACCCTCGAGAGTGATCTGTTCGTCTGGGCCGGCGGCATTCGGGGGCCGGACGCCACCGCGGGGGAACGACCGACGGTGCGTTCCGACCTCCGGCTGTCCGAGTCGACGTTCGTCGTCGGCGACGCCGGCCGGATCGTCGACGCGGACGGGCGGTCGGTTCCGGCGACGGCCTCGGCAGCCATCCGGGCAAGCGAGACCGCCGCCGAGAACCTCACGCGGCTCGTCGAGCACGACCTCGAGGGAAGCGCCGAGTTCGAACCGTCGCTCGAGCGATACCGGTATTCGGTCCCGGGATGGGCAGTCTCCGTCGGCGACGAGGCCGTGGCTGTCGTCGGCGGACAGGTGCTCACCGGACAGCCCGCCCGGAAGCTGAAAGCCGCCATCGGCGGCGGCTACCTGGCGTCGACCCGCGCGACACGGCAGGCAATACAGCTCGTGCAGTCCGAACTCGGTCTGCCCGGCTTCCCGGGACAGTAAAGCGGTGTGAGAAAACTGAGAGTGCGATACGCCTCGCGACTCACTCCTCGGGGCGCCGATCGGGTTTCGGATCGTCGATCCGGCGGCTCACGTCCAGATGGTAGTGTTTCAGCACGTCGCGACCGAGCAACAGCGGGTGACTCATGTGTGCCCTGTCCACGATGCTGGCTTCGACGGTGTGCTGGGTGCCCCCGATCCCGAGCACGATATCCACGACCGGCCGGGATCGTCCCGTCTTCTGGCTGCCGGAACGCACTTTGCTTACGGTGTGGATCGGCCCCGCGCCGATGTCTGCGGCCAGTTGGAGATCGATCGAACTCCGGTCGGCGCCCGTGTCCGACTTCCCGACGACAGTTCTGGTCCCCCTGGTTCCGGTGACGACGACTTGCTCGGTGAAGCCGATGACGGGGGGATCGACGTATCGTTCCGGCTCGTCTGCGGGCATACAGGAAGGGACAGAGTCGTCGAGCGTCGCCGCCAGGTCGAGCACCTGCTCGTCGTCGACCGAACCGCCGCCGCGTTCGATCGCCAGTTTTGCGATGTAGGGAGCCGGGCTGGTTTCGGTTGCCTCGTAAAGCCCCCGGAACCCAGCGGTGGGGTTTACTTCCAGAACGTGCCAGCCGTCCGGCCCCTCGATGAGGTCGACGCCGGCGTAGTCCAGTCCCAAAACGTCGGTCGCCTCGAGCGCATAGGCCGCCGCCTCCGCCGAAATGGTGTCGGTACAGTCCTCGACCCGTCCACCCCGGGCGACGTTCGTTCGCCACTCCGACTCGGCCGCATGCCGGATCATCGCGCCGACGATTTCCTCGCCGACGACGTACACCCGGAGGTCGCGAGGGGTCCGATCGCCCACCGCAAGCAGTTCCTGCAGGAACGCCCGACGCTGTCCGACCACCGGGCTGAGCGGCTCTGTCGTGTCGACTTTCCATGCACCGCCTCCGTGGGTCCCGATCGCAGTCTTGTACACCGCCTCCGGGCCGAACCCCTCTCGGTTCCGGTTGAGTAGTTCCCCACTAAGCGCGAAGAGAGTGTCGGGGATCGGGATACCGGCGCCCACCAGTCGCGTCGCGCTCGCGATCTTGTGGGTTGCAAGTGCCGTCGTGTGTGGATCGTTGAGTGTCGGCCGCAACGCAGCGATCGTCTCCGCGATTCCGACGTGTTCGGCAGGCTGTTCCGTGCTCGAAAGCAGGAGACGATTGGCGACGACATCGACGTCGGGTTCGAGCCGGATCTCCCCGCCGATCATGTGCACGGCAGTGTTGGCCTCCCGGAGCCACTCGGGGTGATGGCCGAGCGCCTCGATAGCGTTGCAGATGGCCTTGGATTCCTTGCTGTCGTGCAAACTCAACACCCCCACACGAACCGGATCAGGTTCCATGTGTTTTCATCGAGGGGACGGGAGTTAACCATAACTATCGATAATGATAGTATCTGCCTGTAAACGCTCCATCGCCCGGATCCGGGTACCGGAAATAGTCGGGGTGGACGTGAAGTTCACTCCAATCGTTGAGGGGTTCTCATAATGATTATTGTAGCGATTTACCGGTCGA
The Halalkaliarchaeum desulfuricum DNA segment above includes these coding regions:
- the pyrI gene encoding aspartate carbamoyltransferase regulatory subunit, with protein sequence MSDHQLRVSKIRNGTVIDHIAAGQALNVLAILGIDGSEGYGLSIAMNVSSGRLGRKDILKIEDRELSQSEVDVLSLIAPEATINIVRDFEVIEKNRVERPDRVSGLLSCPNHNCITNADEPVETAFEVISDGVRCNYCGTIIHEDIADHLAVE
- the pyrB gene encoding aspartate carbamoyltransferase, producing the protein MRHDHLISAAQLSRSDVEAVLDRAGEIADDLAAYRDSRPGLVLGLCFFEPSTRTKMSFDAAAKRLGGSTIDMGSVESSSVTKGESLADTVRVIEGYADALVLRHPSEGAAKLASDFVDVPLINAGDGAGQHPSQTLLDLYTIREENGLDDLTVGIMGDLKYGRTVHSLAAALANFEVSQHFISPESLRLPRSVRFDLHEAGAQVREHTELEPVLSELDVLYVTRIQRERFPDESEYRAVAGEYQIDADTLAAGRDDLTVMHPLPRVDEIAPDVDETDHARYFQQAHNGVPVRMALLEMLLENHGGIS
- a CDS encoding putative ATP-dependent zinc protease, producing MEPDPVRVGVLSLHDSKESKAICNAIEALGHHPEWLREANTAVHMIGGEIRLEPDVDVVANRLLLSSTEQPAEHVGIAETIAALRPTLNDPHTTALATHKIASATRLVGAGIPIPDTLFALSGELLNRNREGFGPEAVYKTAIGTHGGGAWKVDTTEPLSPVVGQRRAFLQELLAVGDRTPRDLRVYVVGEEIVGAMIRHAAESEWRTNVARGGRVEDCTDTISAEAAAYALEATDVLGLDYAGVDLIEGPDGWHVLEVNPTAGFRGLYEATETSPAPYIAKLAIERGGGSVDDEQVLDLAATLDDSVPSCMPADEPERYVDPPVIGFTEQVVVTGTRGTRTVVGKSDTGADRSSIDLQLAADIGAGPIHTVSKVRSGSQKTGRSRPVVDIVLGIGGTQHTVEASIVDRAHMSHPLLLGRDVLKHYHLDVSRRIDDPKPDRRPEE
- a CDS encoding NAD(P)/FAD-dependent oxidoreductase, producing MRVVVFGAGYAGLTLTQQLESSLPDSVELLLVDETETHLVRHELHRVIRRPDVIDAIEVPLGSVLDRARVVTGRVDEIDPQTGLATFQEGHAPGIASEDGTLSYDYGAVCLGSETAFYDLPGVCEHAIPLKRKAHALSIRDRFLDLCEAVEQGETGRVVIGGGGLSGIQIAGELAALAGERGLSVGPVDEPDATDEPLVEIVLLEQLETLAPGFGSAFQRAIRSALVDHGVDVRTETPVREATADTVETDAGTLESDLFVWAGGIRGPDATAGERPTVRSDLRLSESTFVVGDAGRIVDADGRSVPATASAAIRASETAAENLTRLVEHDLEGSAEFEPSLERYRYSVPGWAVSVGDEAVAVVGGQVLTGQPARKLKAAIGGGYLASTRATRQAIQLVQSELGLPGFPGQ
- a CDS encoding dihydrodipicolinate synthase family protein, which codes for MNGIGPPLVTPFDEAGGVDYRRLRELVDWIEGRGVDFLVPCGSNSEAELMTAAERARVIETVAEEASVPVLAGTGNPGLRETLEATRAAADAGADAALVVTPFYYDHDQETLEAYYRELASESSLPIYLYSVPAYTGVRLEPDTVGRLASHPNLVGMKDSHASLPEFVRTKRRIAESTADVVSSAGEFDLMIGSGSVLAQALSAGAVGGVLALANLAPAATAEVFEAHQEDPERARELNEDLVELNTAITADYSVPGLKWAMRERGAPAGYPRAPHREPDAEARGQLRALLDEL
- the mvaD gene encoding phosphomevalonate decarboxylase MvaD, with amino-acid sequence MKATARAHPIQGLVKYHGLKKSDPRIPYHDSISVCTAPTHSTTTVEWQPDAAEDVFYIDGEEVEGHAADRIQLVVDHVRELAGIDHPLRFESVNSFPSNIGFGSSSSGFAAAALALTEAAGLDFSRQEVSAVARRGSLSAGRSVTGAYSQLFAGLNDEDCISRRLPTGTGEDGFHPETDLRTVAAHVPAYKQTERAHEEAEQSHMFQARMAHVHEQLAEMRDALRAGSFDRIFELAEHDSLSLTAATMTGPSGWVYWQPETIAVFNAVRELREEEDVPVYFSTDTGASVYVNTRKRHADRVEERIAEIGVDTEVWSVGGPAELLGPGDALF
- a CDS encoding 2Fe-2S iron-sulfur cluster-binding protein, whose amino-acid sequence is MAEYTVEFAGTGERVRVSDTQTILNACIEEGIAHEYSCRVGMCLACSARILEGEVAQQAAVARGLTEKEAEEFALTCMARPQSDLRLRRGEYPPSIDGDESEPAAGEEVAGADD